One region of Limnothrix sp. FACHB-406 genomic DNA includes:
- a CDS encoding DUF1822 family protein — translation MTLDPTSPNSQTTEVNQFHETITIPLRAKHRATAEQFAKTAMHPDQRDVIYHNTLAILALSDWLHWLQIPHSHQNCESWDPVIRGFDDVADLAIEEVGRVECRPVFPGADSLEIAPESQADRVGYFAIGLDLQTGDHPEATLIGFIPTSALFDREQIWLSELQSLDDFLEWWDAKVAETRAVNSETSQQRVSTSNPVVSSEIDSKINPEINPAINPRTNPEPDPEIYPEVQPTGAKPAVSMMPWLENQFEHGWQSLSSLLQEILEPDSFRVGYRKQPKITGAKLLVIKNLEKPILLSVDIGHHELTEEEASSPENLPESLRLWDITIQLRNLDVEMLLPNELQLTLLDHLGQALEQTTPEIHAGLRIDLIANPGETFMAQVVLGDFKVIETLTAPSL, via the coding sequence ATGACCCTTGACCCCACTTCACCCAATTCTCAAACCACAGAAGTCAACCAGTTTCACGAAACAATTACAATTCCCTTGCGCGCCAAACACCGAGCCACCGCTGAACAATTTGCCAAGACCGCAATGCATCCAGACCAGCGTGATGTGATCTATCACAACACGTTGGCGATCCTAGCCCTCAGCGATTGGTTGCACTGGCTGCAAATTCCCCATTCCCATCAGAATTGCGAGAGCTGGGATCCTGTAATTAGAGGATTTGATGATGTGGCAGATTTGGCGATCGAGGAAGTCGGTCGAGTAGAATGCCGGCCGGTTTTTCCGGGGGCTGATTCCTTGGAGATTGCACCGGAATCCCAAGCCGATCGAGTAGGCTACTTTGCCATTGGCTTGGATTTGCAGACAGGCGATCACCCCGAAGCCACTTTGATTGGTTTTATACCCACATCGGCTTTGTTCGATCGAGAACAGATTTGGCTATCAGAACTCCAATCTTTAGATGATTTCCTGGAGTGGTGGGATGCAAAGGTTGCAGAAACTCGCGCTGTAAATTCTGAAACTAGTCAACAGCGTGTTTCAACTAGCAATCCAGTAGTCAGCTCAGAAATTGATTCCAAGATCAATCCAGAGATTAACCCAGCAATTAATCCTAGAACGAACCCAGAGCCGGATCCAGAAATCTATCCAGAGGTCCAACCAACGGGAGCCAAACCGGCCGTTTCCATGATGCCTTGGCTCGAAAATCAATTCGAGCATGGTTGGCAGAGCCTAAGCAGTTTATTACAAGAGATCCTAGAGCCAGATTCTTTTAGAGTTGGTTACCGAAAACAACCAAAAATCACAGGGGCGAAACTCCTGGTGATCAAGAATTTGGAAAAGCCAATTCTTCTGAGTGTGGACATTGGCCACCATGAACTCACCGAGGAAGAAGCAAGCAGTCCCGAGAACTTGCCTGAGAGTCTCCGGCTGTGGGACATCACCATTCAGCTGCGAAATCTGGACGTGGAAATGCTTTTACCCAACGAATTGCAACTCACGCTTTTGGATCATTTGGGACAAGCTCTGGAGCAGACCACCCCAGAGATCCACGCAGGTCTAAGAATTGATCTCATTGCAAACCCTGGGGAAACCTTCATGGCGCAAGTGGTGCTGGGGGATTTTAAAGTTATTGAAACTTTAACTGCACCGTCGTTGTAA